A window of Hippoglossus stenolepis isolate QCI-W04-F060 chromosome 18, HSTE1.2, whole genome shotgun sequence contains these coding sequences:
- the LOC118098217 gene encoding growth arrest and DNA damage-inducible protein GADD45 gamma, translating to MESPGKSLKEALLCAQSENRVTAGVYESAKIMTDDPDSVSFCVLATDEQFECDIALQIHFTLIQSFCFDNDISIVRVSDVQRLAELVGDKAEQLEDAHCVLITNPAEGSWEDPALEKLHLFCEESRRLNDWVPEVSLPGR from the exons ATGGAGTCTCCTGGAAAATCCCTGAAGGAAGCTCTGCTCTGCGCTCAGAGCGAGAACCGAGTCACCGCCGGAGTCTACGAGAGCGCTAAGATCATGACTGA TGACCCGGACAGTGTGTCCTTCTGCGTCCTGGCCACGGACGAGCAGTTCGAGTGTGACATCGCTCTGCAGATCCACTTCACCCTCATCCAGTCCTTCTGCTTCGACAACGACATCAGCATCGTCCGAGTGAGCGACGTGCAGCGTCTGGCTGAGCTCGTTGGAGACAAGGCGGAGCAGCTGGAAGACGCTCACTGCGTCCTCATCACG AACCCAGCTGAGGGCTCTTGGGAGGACCCTGCTCTGGAGAAGCTGCACCTGTTCTGTGAGGAGAGCCGCCGTCTGAACGACTGGGTCCCTGAGGTCAGCCTCCCCGGCCGCTGA
- the gadd45gb.1 gene encoding growth arrest and DNA-damage-inducible, gamma b, tandem duplicate 1: MTLEEVLIQKSAERAQCTGQALEEVLVSAKDNQSLTVGVYECAKVMNLDPDSVSFCVLATDEQFECDIALQIHFTLIQSFCFDNDISIVRVSDVQRLAELVGDKAEQLEDAHCVLITNPAEGSWEDPALEKLHLFCEESRRLNDWVPEVSLPGR; the protein is encoded by the exons atgacTCTTGAGGAGGTTCTGATCCAGAAATCCGCCGAGCGTGCCCAGTGCACCGGCCAAGCCCTGGAGGAGGTCCTGGTGTCGGCTAAAGACAACCAGTCTCTCACCGTGGGCGTCTACGAGTGCGCCAAAGTTATGAATCT tgACCCGGACAGTGTGTCCTTCTGCGTCCTGGCCACGGACGAGCAGTTCGAGTGTGACATCGCTCTGCAGATCCACTTCACCCTCATCCAGTCCTTCTGCTTCGACAACGACATCAGCATCGTCCGAGTGAGCGACGTGCAGCGTCTGGCTGAGCTCGTTGGAGACAAGGCGGAGCAGCTGGAAGACGCTCACTGCGTCCTCATCACG AACCCAGCTGAGGGCTCTTGGGAGGACCCTGCTCTGGAGAAGCTGCACCTGTTCTGTGAGGAGAGCCGCCGTCTGAACGACTGGGTCCCTGAGGTCAGCCTCCCCGGCCGCTGA